The following coding sequences are from one Prochlorococcus marinus CUG1438 window:
- a CDS encoding (2Fe-2S) ferredoxin domain-containing protein produces the protein MNIKKHLLLCATPTKQKCFKGNEGQKAWECLKKTLKKFENDPSIKNVHILRSKADCLRVCKNGPILLVWPDGIWYEKVSPEKISEIFTSHIINGKPIEKWIFKKTPFLNNPRY, from the coding sequence GTGAATATTAAAAAACATCTTCTACTATGCGCAACACCCACAAAACAGAAATGCTTTAAAGGCAATGAAGGTCAAAAAGCATGGGAATGTCTGAAAAAGACTTTAAAAAAATTTGAGAATGATCCCTCTATCAAAAACGTTCATATATTAAGATCAAAAGCTGACTGTTTAAGAGTATGTAAGAACGGCCCAATTCTTCTTGTCTGGCCTGATGGTATTTGGTATGAGAAAGTTTCTCCAGAAAAAATTTCAGAGATTTTTACCTCACATATTATTAACGGTAAGCCAATAGAAAAATGGATTTTTAAAAAAACACCATTTTTAAATAATCCTAGATACTAA
- a CDS encoding 1-deoxy-D-xylulose-5-phosphate reductoisomerase, whose translation MKYITVLGSTGSIGTQTLEIASEQPDKFKAVALSAGRNINLLTQQVKTHKPEVVAIEDESLIEDLKDNINNLDLDDAPLVLGGKQGINAVAAWDKADTVVTGIVGCAGLIPTMSAINAGKNIALANKETLIAAGPIVIPALKKNNSRLLPADSEHSAIFQCLQGLPNYENADFSTGVMPKGLKAIHLTASGGAFRDWAVEDLKHVTVEDATSHPNWDMGKKITVDSATLMNKGLEVIEAHYLFGTSYENIEIVIHPQSIIHSMIEMEDSSVLAQLGWPDMKLPILYAMSWPKRFKTNWKRLNLSEIGKLTFKEPDEFKYPCMGLAYAAGKSSGTMPAVLNAANEMAVEQFLKEKISFQEIPIFISKACESHMKNLNLSPELEDILEVDNWARLFVKQEIKKGKKYVSIG comes from the coding sequence TTGAAATACATTACTGTGCTTGGTTCTACTGGTTCAATAGGGACTCAAACTCTCGAAATAGCTAGTGAGCAGCCTGATAAGTTTAAAGCCGTAGCTCTTTCTGCAGGAAGAAATATTAATTTATTAACTCAACAAGTTAAAACACATAAACCAGAGGTAGTTGCAATTGAGGATGAAAGTCTTATAGAAGATTTAAAAGATAATATTAATAACTTAGATTTAGATGATGCTCCCTTGGTTTTAGGTGGAAAGCAGGGGATTAACGCAGTTGCAGCATGGGATAAGGCAGATACTGTGGTAACAGGGATAGTAGGTTGTGCAGGCTTAATTCCAACAATGTCAGCAATTAATGCGGGGAAAAATATTGCACTTGCTAACAAAGAAACTTTAATTGCGGCAGGACCAATTGTTATTCCTGCATTAAAGAAAAATAATAGTAGGCTATTACCTGCTGATTCAGAACACTCTGCTATCTTTCAATGTTTACAAGGATTACCTAATTATGAAAATGCAGATTTTTCAACAGGAGTGATGCCTAAGGGATTAAAAGCCATACATTTAACAGCTTCTGGTGGTGCTTTCAGAGATTGGGCCGTTGAGGATTTAAAGCATGTCACAGTGGAAGATGCGACTTCACATCCTAATTGGGATATGGGTAAAAAAATAACTGTAGATTCTGCAACTCTTATGAATAAAGGATTAGAAGTTATAGAAGCTCATTATTTATTCGGGACCTCTTACGAAAATATCGAAATAGTTATCCACCCTCAAAGTATTATTCATTCAATGATTGAGATGGAAGATTCTTCAGTATTAGCTCAATTAGGTTGGCCAGATATGAAGCTACCTATTTTATATGCGATGAGTTGGCCTAAAAGATTTAAAACAAATTGGAAAAGATTAAACCTAAGTGAAATTGGGAAATTAACTTTTAAAGAGCCAGACGAGTTTAAATATCCATGCATGGGACTTGCCTATGCTGCAGGAAAATCTTCTGGGACTATGCCTGCAGTCTTAAATGCTGCTAATGAAATGGCTGTTGAACAATTCCTCAAAGAAAAAATTTCTTTTCAAGAAATTCCAATATTTATAAGTAAAGCTTGTGAATCACATATGAAGAATTTGAATTTGAGTCCCGAATTGGAGGATATTCTTGAGGTAGACAATTGGGCCAGACTTTTTGTTAAGCAAGAAATTAAAAAAGGGAAAAAATACGTAAGTATTGGATAA
- a CDS encoding alpha/beta hydrolase — MELGRNNSISFSFSDYVKNKPFREVLPWIGGDLQTLRDTFIIDFGKSKKNKKIFFPINKILSKKFECDYLLGFLELPENLKSLRGFVIVTHGLGGSTKRFGLRRISRKLANNGFGVLKLNLRGSGSARYLAKGNYCARCSSDVISAINYFKKFINLEFKDLIKMNNLPIYGVGLSLGGTILLNACLDYDEDKGEKLLDGLASVSTPLDLSSCSLCIEKPRNSIYQKWLLHRLKNQLWEGFNDEGKLLDNEKLRIKIRNLKSIREFDQKFTAPSWGFNSLEDYYIKASPIFRIKNSIKKLPPMLFIHAKDDPWVPYKDTLNLRKESIDKFTIFITEKGGHNGFHSINGCWSDEVVKNWLISI; from the coding sequence TTGGAGTTGGGGAGAAATAATAGTATATCTTTTAGTTTTTCAGATTACGTAAAAAATAAGCCATTTCGAGAAGTCTTACCTTGGATAGGTGGCGACTTACAAACTTTGAGAGATACTTTTATTATTGATTTTGGTAAATCAAAAAAAAATAAAAAAATATTCTTTCCGATTAATAAAATTCTTTCTAAAAAATTTGAATGTGATTATCTTTTAGGTTTTTTAGAATTACCTGAAAATTTAAAATCACTTAGGGGTTTTGTAATCGTTACACATGGTTTAGGGGGCTCAACAAAACGGTTTGGTTTAAGAAGAATATCTAGGAAATTAGCTAATAATGGTTTTGGAGTTCTTAAATTAAATCTAAGAGGATCTGGATCAGCGAGATATTTAGCTAAAGGAAATTATTGTGCTAGATGTTCCAGTGATGTTATTTCAGCAATTAATTATTTTAAAAAATTCATTAATTTAGAGTTTAAAGATCTCATTAAGATGAATAATCTTCCAATTTACGGAGTTGGATTATCTTTAGGCGGAACAATTCTTTTAAATGCCTGCCTAGATTACGATGAAGACAAAGGAGAAAAACTTTTAGATGGCCTTGCCTCCGTTAGTACCCCTTTAGATTTATCTTCATGCAGTCTCTGTATTGAAAAACCTAGAAATTCTATCTACCAAAAATGGTTACTTCACCGCTTAAAAAATCAGTTATGGGAGGGATTTAATGATGAAGGCAAACTCCTTGATAACGAGAAATTAAGAATAAAAATTAGAAATTTAAAAAGTATAAGAGAATTTGATCAGAAATTTACAGCTCCTAGTTGGGGATTTAATTCTTTAGAGGATTATTATATTAAAGCTTCTCCAATATTTAGAATCAAAAACTCAATAAAAAAATTACCTCCAATGCTTTTTATTCATGCCAAGGATGATCCCTGGGTTCCATATAAGGATACTTTGAATTTAAGAAAAGAATCTATTGATAAATTCACTATTTTTATAACCGAAAAAGGAGGTCATAATGGTTTTCACTCGATTAATGGCTGCTGGTCAGACGAAGTCGTAAAGAACTGGTTAATTAGTATCTAG
- a CDS encoding cysteine--tRNA ligase, producing MIKLFNTLSKKVEVFKPIDDVVKIYCCGVTVYDLCHLGHARSYIAWDVLRRFLIYSDFKVKYVQNFTDIDDKILKRAKEESSSMKEVSEKNIIEFHKDMDSLGIMRPDSMPRATNHICNICSFITILEDKGYAYSRDGDVYYSVFKNKNYGKLSNQNLQEQNINQQGRMVNEENSKKLNPQDFALWKKAKDDEPFFDSPWGKGRPGWHIECSAMVKNELGDTIDIHLGGSDLIFPHHENEIAQSEAANGKKLANYWLHNGMVNVNGQKMSKSLKNFKTIRELIKSGISPMTLRYFVMTVNYRKPLDFTEEALRSASEAWKNINVALSFMDLTKGVFRSIDKDEFIEEEYKEKISFELSQKTLKFSEALGNDLNTAGAIAVIYDLAKPIKNFLNQFQRVEGFKVDLNQKFFLLENFKALAKLTEVLGLKKEVLVKENKITEEEISSLIDERLKAKMEKNYAKADEIRNLLKEKGIELIDQSKEITTWIRV from the coding sequence ATGATCAAACTTTTTAATACTTTAAGCAAAAAAGTTGAGGTTTTTAAGCCTATTGATGATGTAGTAAAAATTTATTGTTGTGGGGTAACTGTTTATGATTTATGTCATCTTGGTCATGCCAGAAGTTATATCGCTTGGGATGTATTGAGAAGATTTTTAATTTACAGTGATTTCAAAGTGAAGTATGTTCAAAATTTTACAGATATTGATGACAAGATCTTAAAAAGAGCGAAAGAAGAAAGCAGTTCAATGAAGGAAGTATCTGAAAAGAATATCATTGAATTTCACAAAGATATGGATTCTTTAGGGATAATGCGTCCGGACAGCATGCCAAGAGCAACGAATCATATATGCAATATCTGTTCCTTCATAACAATCCTTGAGGACAAGGGTTATGCATACTCTAGGGATGGAGACGTTTATTATTCTGTTTTCAAAAATAAAAATTATGGAAAGCTAAGTAATCAAAATTTACAAGAACAAAATATCAATCAGCAAGGAAGAATGGTTAATGAGGAAAATAGTAAAAAACTTAATCCGCAAGACTTTGCGCTATGGAAAAAAGCCAAAGATGATGAACCATTTTTTGATTCGCCATGGGGTAAAGGTAGGCCAGGATGGCATATTGAATGTTCGGCAATGGTTAAAAATGAATTAGGAGATACTATCGATATCCATTTAGGTGGTTCTGATTTGATTTTTCCACATCATGAGAATGAAATCGCCCAATCAGAAGCAGCCAATGGCAAAAAGCTAGCGAACTATTGGTTACACAATGGGATGGTCAATGTAAATGGACAAAAGATGAGTAAATCCCTTAAAAATTTCAAAACTATCAGAGAGCTAATTAAGTCAGGTATAAGCCCTATGACTTTGAGATATTTTGTTATGACCGTGAATTATAGAAAACCACTTGATTTTACTGAAGAAGCTTTAAGGAGTGCTTCAGAAGCTTGGAAAAATATTAATGTAGCCCTTTCTTTTATGGATCTTACAAAAGGTGTTTTTAGATCTATTGATAAAGATGAATTTATCGAAGAAGAATATAAAGAGAAAATAAGTTTTGAATTATCTCAAAAAACGCTTAAATTTTCTGAGGCTCTGGGGAATGACCTCAATACAGCAGGTGCTATTGCAGTTATTTACGATTTAGCGAAACCAATAAAAAACTTTTTAAACCAATTTCAAAGGGTTGAAGGTTTTAAAGTAGACCTAAATCAAAAATTCTTTCTACTTGAAAATTTTAAAGCTCTTGCAAAGTTGACTGAGGTACTTGGTCTTAAAAAAGAAGTTTTAGTAAAAGAAAATAAAATAACAGAAGAAGAAATATCATCTCTTATTGATGAAAGATTGAAAGCAAAAATGGAAAAGAATTATGCGAAGGCCGATGAAATAAGAAATTTGTTAAAAGAAAAAGGTATTGAACTTATTGATCAATCAAAGGAAATAACAACATGGATAAGGGTCTAA
- a CDS encoding NAD(P)(+) transhydrogenase (Re/Si-specific) subunit beta — protein sequence MTLPEIIQFVIDLLAVLLLALGIKGLSKVKSARDANRLAAFAMSLSVVGLLSYYLGTSGIAIQSWIWIIIGSITGSLFGAILAKKVPMTSMPETVALFNGCGGMSSLLVALGVAIFPISSSSLINQVSISVSIFVGAITFTGSIVAMAKLQGWLSTPGWTQSKVRHFVNIVFAVASLIAFFDLINGNTSSIWLLVIVSSLLGIGVTLPIGGADMPVVISLLNSYSGIAAAAAGFVVNSQLLIIAGAMVGAAGLILTQVMCKGMNRSLVSVLFGGSLSAQSTASSGSGEYTNITSCSVEECALTLEAANKVIIVPGYGLAVAQAQHTLREVTKKLEQNGIEVVYAIHPVAGRMPGHMNVLLAEADVPYEQLKEMDVVNPDFPATDVVLVLGANDVVNPQAKNDSSSPLYGMPVLDVQEARTVFVIKRGMSAGYSGIKNDLFDLPNTSMVFGDAKKVLNDLIGELKDLGVGEK from the coding sequence ATGACTCTACCTGAAATCATTCAATTCGTAATTGACCTTCTAGCCGTACTTTTGCTGGCTTTGGGAATAAAAGGATTGTCAAAAGTAAAATCAGCAAGGGATGCCAATAGATTAGCTGCATTTGCAATGTCGCTATCAGTAGTTGGATTACTTTCTTATTATTTGGGAACATCTGGAATTGCTATTCAGTCTTGGATTTGGATAATAATCGGATCAATCACAGGAAGTTTATTCGGAGCAATACTTGCAAAAAAAGTACCTATGACCTCTATGCCTGAAACAGTTGCATTGTTCAATGGTTGTGGAGGGATGTCATCACTTTTGGTGGCCTTGGGAGTAGCTATTTTCCCTATATCTAGTAGTTCACTTATTAACCAAGTTTCTATATCTGTTTCAATATTTGTTGGTGCCATAACTTTCACAGGTTCAATTGTGGCAATGGCAAAGCTACAGGGTTGGTTGTCAACCCCAGGATGGACGCAGAGCAAAGTTAGACATTTTGTAAATATTGTTTTTGCAGTTGCTTCCTTAATAGCCTTTTTTGATTTGATAAACGGTAATACCAGTTCAATTTGGCTTTTAGTTATAGTTTCTTCTCTATTAGGTATTGGAGTTACGTTGCCAATTGGTGGAGCTGATATGCCAGTTGTTATTTCTTTATTAAATAGCTATTCAGGGATTGCTGCAGCAGCGGCAGGTTTCGTTGTAAATAGTCAGCTTTTGATAATAGCAGGAGCAATGGTTGGAGCGGCAGGTCTAATACTGACTCAAGTAATGTGCAAGGGTATGAATAGATCATTGGTCTCAGTTCTTTTTGGAGGATCTTTATCTGCTCAAAGTACGGCCTCTTCTGGTTCAGGAGAATATACAAATATAACTTCTTGCAGTGTTGAAGAATGTGCATTGACTTTAGAAGCAGCCAACAAGGTAATTATTGTTCCTGGTTATGGTCTGGCAGTAGCTCAAGCTCAACATACTTTAAGAGAAGTGACAAAGAAACTAGAGCAAAATGGTATTGAAGTTGTTTACGCAATTCATCCTGTAGCAGGGAGGATGCCTGGACATATGAACGTACTTTTAGCAGAAGCAGATGTTCCTTACGAACAACTTAAAGAGATGGACGTTGTAAATCCTGATTTTCCAGCAACGGATGTTGTTTTAGTTTTAGGAGCAAATGATGTGGTTAATCCTCAAGCTAAAAATGATAGCTCTTCTCCTTTATATGGCATGCCAGTTCTTGATGTGCAGGAAGCAAGAACGGTATTTGTAATTAAGCGTGGTATGAGTGCAGGTTACTCCGGAATAAAAAATGATTTATTTGATCTGCCTAATACCTCAATGGTCTTTGGTGATGCAAAAAAGGTACTGAATGATTTGATTGGAGAATTAAAGGATCTTGGAGTTGGGGAGAAATAA